From Stegostoma tigrinum isolate sSteTig4 chromosome 1, sSteTig4.hap1, whole genome shotgun sequence:
TGCGGGGCACACCAAGTGCCTGAAGGAGCAGTGGAGACTCAGGGCTTTGTGTTGGTGACCTCAGCATTGAAGAGAAGGTTAGCCCCAGGCCCATGACCGGCTCTGGCAGTCTGTGTCAGAGAGGAGGAGCCAGCAGCATGGCTTAGCTCAGATATGGCTGTTGCAGGAGCATTGGCAATGATAGTCATATTTGAGACCCCAAGTCCATTCCAAATACCCTAGAGCCTGAAACAAGATGAACTCTATTGCTGTACTTTTGAGCATTATATTTTGTGTCTTGCTTTATCTTCTGTGTTTCAAGATGGCACCAAAGACTGGCAACACTAactgcttttcactgtatttgtcatacacatgacaataagtaAATTTATTCCAATCCAACCGACAAACCGGGTTAAAGTTTGCACTCTGGATTGCTATTCAGTCTTGCTGTAATGTCCACATGTTTGGTTGCCAGGGATAGAACAAAAATCACAGTCCACTGTGAAAATCCAACTGAACAATCAAACCTTTGAGTTTTACTACTATAAAGCACAGAGGCAGTCTGTACATGGGCACACCACCAGCTACAAGTTCACCTGTAAGTCACACAACATTCCAACTTGGAACtattttctaattatttttaattatttgctAAAATCATGGAACTTCCTTTACATAGAACTGTAGGGGTACCTGCACCATTTTCATTGGCAGTCCCCCCAGATTAGGATTACTCTCCTCCACTTTCAGGGTGAGTCTGTGGGTGTCCGTACAGACCGATGTGGCTACTGCAGACTCTGTAACACTTGGGGCAGGTAGTGGTCATGAGAAAGGGTGGTTGGGGCATTGGTATGGCAGCACACTCCTTTTCCTGTTTTTCACCTGGCTCCTGCTTTTTCCCTCCTTCAATGGCAAGACTCAAGGTGCTTGACACCTTCTTGGATACTGCTCCTCCACTTCAGATGGTCTTGTGCCAGGGATTCCCAGGTATCCGAGGAAATGTTGTACTTCACCAGTGACCACAAGGATAGCCCAGAAAGTGTCTCATGACAGAttctcaaaagcaattagggatggttaaCTTGGATGTGATTAACCAATTAGAAAAAAATGCTCTAAGCCTACATCTAACACAAAAAAGTGGCCATTTGAGCAAAGGTATCAGAAAGAAGAATGTAAACATTTTTAGaaaacaaattaataaaattGGAACAGGCAAAAAAGCAAAGGCTATTTCCaaaaattttaatttgaaaaacaaataCAGCTTTATCTGTTACCAACAGCATGTGTCAAATGATTTTTGTATTCTCTCCTCCTGTCCCCTCAGCTTCTTGATTTTTTGGGCCTTTCTCCTCTTCCAGATCCATGATGTTTACCCCCTTTACCCAGTCCATCTCCACCTTGTCTTTTTTTCCTTTGAGCCTGTGCTTCCTCTTTCAAAGAATGTATCCACAAAGCATCGAAGGACCCAGGAGCTTGGTAGCCTGCCTCATTTGTAGGCAGAATGTCTTTAGACAACAGAACACAAATAGCTGGAAGGTTTCTTTTCACAGTTAAGCTATCTAAGCCTGCCTCTGAAACAATAGGTTCCCAGAGTTCTTCAAACTGTTTATAAAACAACTTGGTAATTTGATGGAGACCTTTTAATCTTCTCTTCATGATCTCCACACACGTGATTGCTTTGCTGACAGCTTTCCCAGTGCCGGTAAAAAGGATCTCTCTGATATTGGCTGATTCCATCTTTCCAATGGCGTATCCCATGAGATTTCGGATTTTGCTACCTTCCTTCACCTTCATTTCAATAATATCTTTTGGAAGATTGGCAATTGGCTGTGGACAAGGGAGTTCTGTGATCTTTGTTTTTTGGTAATTTTCCATTTTGAGAAATGTCTTATAATTCTGAAGTGATGGAAATCAGAACCtgtaaatataaatatataaatatcaATTACTTACAGCTGGAAAACTAAGAATCTAGAATGTCTACTTTGTCTGCCATTCTAATTTATTGCAAACTTAAAAATGCACTATACGTTTACCTTCCTGAAAATGCTGACTCATCCAAGTATAACAACCCGAATTGTTCTTTTAGATGACATTACACATGATAATAAGTTACTTGACAATGGAAGCATTTGACATCCAAATATGCCCATGAGTGCTGAATTTAGGAGAATACCAAGTGTGATTTCTGCTACTTTGAAGATTGAAGACAACAAAAGTACCTTGCTATGGCAGCAACTGAGGTAAACCAGCAGAACACGACAGCAGATTGAATTGATTCTTCACAAGCTATTGTTCAATCGCAATTGAGTGGTGCATGTATTCTTTACATTAAAAAACATTTCAGAGTGAAATTCCATTTGTGGTACTACATTAGCAGCAAGTGCTTTGTGCATATTTTTAATTGCTCACATCACATCCTTCTCACCCAATCTTCATTTTAAACATGTGAATTTCATTTGAAACATTTCTATTTTCTAACATCTTTGGAGCCAGTCATTTTCGTATATGCCCCAGAATCTCTGAATTTTAGATTCTATTTGATAGAAGCTAAGCATGAATTGTTCCCTAATCTACTGCTTTAGAGGCACGATGTCACACCATTCTCAGATGTCTCTAAACTCCAGAAAAGTACAGAGCTTTTCTCAAAATATCTAATTTCACATGATGTTTATGATCCATATTCAGATAACTAATAGCCAATGCACTGTCAAGTAATCAGCTGGAAGTGCAACTTGATAGCATATAATAGCAAATAATCCACAGGAGTCAAGATGGAAACATTTTCTGCAAAAACCAAATACCATCAAGAAACTGCACTTTATGCAAGTAATTTAATCAACAAAACAGAGTGAATGGAGAATAATTATATCCAAACACGAGTAAATGATTAAATCCCATGCGCTCGCAATTTCATTCTCCAAGCACGGCTAACAAAGAAATTATTCAATTATTTTCATTCTAGCTAGGAATAACTAACCTTCTCTGCTACAGTGGCATGTGGTCTTTTACCGTGATCAGAGCAGTCAGAGCCTTAATTTAACATCCTTATTTGAAAGATAACATTACTGActagagttgtgagcgcatggaatagtttaccagtggtagtcgtggaagcggactcattagtgacatttaagcgactgctggacatgcacatggacagcagtgaattgaggggaatttaggttaggttattttatttttggattaggattattccacggcacaacatcgtgggctcaagggcctgaactgtgctgtacttttctatgttctatgttctgtgactCCCT
This genomic window contains:
- the rpp25l gene encoding ribonuclease P protein subunit p25-like protein, which encodes MENYQKTKITELPCPQPIANLPKDIIEMKVKEGSKIRNLMGYAIGKMESANIREILFTGTGKAVSKAITCVEIMKRRLKGLHQITKLFYKQFEELWEPIVSEAGLDSLTVKRNLPAICVLLSKDILPTNEAGYQAPGSFDALWIHSLKEEAQAQRKKRQGGDGLGKGGKHHGSGRGERPKKSRS